In Mauremys reevesii isolate NIE-2019 linkage group 16, ASM1616193v1, whole genome shotgun sequence, a single window of DNA contains:
- the LOC120384221 gene encoding C-factor-like: MAGFNVRSVLVTGANRGIGLELVKQFLEKSNPPEWVFATCRDSEGERAQQLKNLVSRHPNLVIVALEATDLASIKAAAARVEEHLKGSGLNLLINNAGIGRNGTLESETPENMSLVYTTNVTGPLLVSQAFLPLLKKAAQGSNQKGLSCRKAAIVNMSSEAGSITNPLIWHVGQAIAYRCSKAALNMLTKCQSLGYEGDGILSIAVHPGWVQTDMGGFTAPLTVDASVRGILNVLPTLSEKDNGAFVSWEGKVLPW, from the exons ATGGCTGGCTTTAATGTCCGCAGCGTTCTGGTGACTGGGGCCAATCGGGGAATCGGCCTGGAGCTCGTCAAGCAGTTTCTGGAGAAATCCAACCCACCCGAGTGGGTCTTTGCGACCTGCCGGGACTCGGAGGGAGAGCGAGCGCAG CAATTGAAGAACTTGGTGTCCAGGCATCCAAACCTGGTGATCGTTGCGCTAG AAGCTACTGACCTAGCCAGCATCAAGGCGGCAGCAGCCAGAGTTGAGGAGCATCTGAAAGGCTCGGGGCTGAATCTGTTGATAAACAACGCTGGGATAGGGAGGAATGGTACACTAGAGTCTGAGACACCGGAGAACATGTCCCTGGTGTACACAACAAATGTGacgggacccctgctggtgagCCAG gcgTTCCTGCCCTTGCTGAAGAAGGCTGCCCAGGGAAGCAaccagaaagggctgagctgtagGAAGGCGGCCATTGTCAACATGTCCAGCGAGGCTGGCTCCATCACAAATCCCTTAATCTGGCATGTGGGCCAAGCTATCGCCTATCGCTGCAGCAAG GCTGCTCTGAACATGCTCACCAAGTGCCAATCCTTGGGGTATGAAGGAGATGGAATCCTGAGCATCGCTGTCCATCCTGGCTGGGTGCAGACTGACATGGGGGGCTTCACG GCCCCACTGACGGTGGATGCAAGTGTCCGAGGGATCCTGAACGTGCTCCCGACGCTCTCTGAAAAGGACAACGGGGCCTTCGTGAGCTGGGAAGGGAAAGTTCTTCCCTGGTGA